One window of uncultured Trichococcus sp. genomic DNA carries:
- a CDS encoding DsbA family protein: MYRSKQNTTDSISSPQQIFELYLFVNPIGYRCYRTEQEVLKFMSSLDGPKVHFRFITFHNFNTVTQYMKRLNLPEKDLNLRNQIYSSIYDASLAYKAALMQGKKRGRNFLLHLQKSLADGKTTYSNELLAEVAAKAKLDVDMFFEDKESPFVKSSYEADQHIAQEMNIKTNPSLVIFDNLNYQYGLLLEDNITAEVLHEVIKDCSVACEQKSANMKKTNITTIGKNYLRITH, from the coding sequence ATGTATAGGTCAAAACAGAATACAACTGATTCTATCTCTTCTCCTCAACAGATTTTTGAGCTTTATCTATTTGTGAACCCGATCGGCTACAGATGCTACCGCACGGAACAAGAAGTCCTGAAATTCATGAGTTCGTTGGATGGGCCTAAAGTACACTTCCGTTTCATAACGTTCCATAATTTCAATACCGTCACCCAGTATATGAAGCGATTAAATTTACCGGAAAAAGATTTAAACTTGCGTAATCAAATATATAGTTCAATCTATGATGCCTCTTTGGCGTATAAGGCCGCTTTGATGCAAGGCAAAAAACGTGGCCGCAACTTTTTGCTTCATCTGCAGAAATCACTTGCGGACGGCAAAACCACCTACTCAAATGAATTGTTGGCGGAAGTCGCAGCCAAAGCCAAACTCGATGTCGACATGTTCTTTGAGGATAAAGAATCTCCTTTCGTGAAAAGCAGCTACGAAGCAGATCAGCACATCGCTCAGGAGATGAACATCAAAACGAATCCATCGCTTGTCATCTTTGATAATCTGAATTATCAATACGGCCTTTTGTTGGAGGACAACATCACTGCCGAGGTCCTTCATGAAGTAATCAAAGATTGCTCGGTTGCGTGCGAACAAAAGAGTGCCAACATGAAAAAAACGAATATTACGACAATCGGAAAAAACTACCTACGCATCACACACTGA
- a CDS encoding CYTH domain-containing protein: MSQNIEKEFKNLLNKEEYEALITAFNLDETEPIKQTNVYFDTPDYKLKDLNSGLRIRMYEDKGEITLKTPIQENEKLETNDALTLDEAKALVDSHRMKASGNVADKLKELGIATEDLVIIGQLSTIRYDFPGDKGTYFLDKSFYQDQMDYELEFESESLKEGAIAFQIFLKNHGIKVRKAKQKIERMLAYPNSTVHQ, encoded by the coding sequence ATGAGCCAAAATATTGAAAAAGAATTCAAAAACCTGTTGAATAAAGAAGAATATGAAGCGTTGATTACTGCCTTCAACCTTGATGAAACAGAGCCGATCAAACAAACAAACGTCTATTTCGATACGCCTGATTATAAACTGAAGGATCTGAACAGCGGGCTGCGCATCCGTATGTATGAAGATAAAGGTGAAATCACACTCAAGACGCCTATTCAGGAAAATGAAAAATTGGAAACGAACGACGCTCTGACCCTCGATGAGGCAAAAGCATTGGTCGACTCCCACCGGATGAAGGCCTCGGGAAACGTAGCCGATAAATTGAAGGAATTGGGTATTGCGACAGAAGACCTTGTGATTATCGGGCAACTCTCAACCATCCGCTATGATTTTCCCGGGGACAAAGGCACCTACTTCTTGGATAAAAGCTTCTACCAGGATCAGATGGATTACGAATTGGAATTTGAGTCCGAGTCTTTGAAAGAAGGGGCTATCGCATTCCAAATTTTTCTGAAGAACCACGGCATCAAAGTTCGTAAAGCGAAACAAAAGATCGAACGCATGCTGGCCTACCCAAATTCGACGGTACACCAATAG
- a CDS encoding GTP pyrophosphokinase family protein, translating to MENKEVENWDSFLAPYEQAVEELKVKLKGIRKQYRDENAHAPIEFITGRVKTKESILEKAEIRDIDLTRLEQDVQDIAGLRIMCQFVEDIHEVVRLLRARKDFKIIIERDYVTHKKESGYRSYHMVIEYPVQRIYEEKKILVEIQIRTLAMNFWATIEHSLNYKYRGEYPEELHDRLIRAAEAAFRLDEEMSEIREEIKDAQRYFSDKKEDGR from the coding sequence ATGGAAAATAAGGAAGTTGAAAACTGGGATTCATTTTTAGCGCCGTACGAACAAGCGGTGGAAGAATTAAAAGTTAAGCTGAAGGGCATCCGTAAGCAATATCGCGATGAGAATGCGCACGCGCCCATCGAATTCATCACTGGCCGCGTCAAAACAAAGGAAAGCATATTGGAAAAGGCGGAAATCCGGGATATTGACCTGACCAGGTTGGAACAGGACGTACAGGATATTGCCGGCTTGCGGATCATGTGCCAATTTGTAGAGGACATACACGAAGTTGTGCGCCTTTTGCGCGCAAGAAAAGACTTTAAGATCATCATAGAACGGGATTATGTTACACATAAAAAGGAAAGCGGCTATCGTTCGTACCACATGGTGATCGAATATCCGGTCCAGCGCATTTACGAAGAAAAGAAAATACTGGTGGAAATTCAGATCAGGACATTGGCCATGAATTTTTGGGCAACGATCGAACATTCGTTGAACTACAAATACCGGGGCGAATATCCGGAAGAATTGCATGACCGGCTGATACGTGCTGCGGAGGCCGCCTTCCGTCTGGACGAAGAAATGTCGGAAATACGCGAAGAAATCAAGGATGCCCAACGCTATTTTTCCGACAAAAAAGAAGATGGACGATAA
- a CDS encoding NAD kinase: protein MKIALVHNQTPETLAVAAKFKEMCLSEKIEIVTDYPDLVVSIGGDGTLLSAFHKYEDQLSQVRFVGIHTGHLGFYTDWRTYELPELVESLKHDKGESVSYPLLDVRVKYADEQEETRYIALNEASLKKMDGTMVCDIYVKDELFETFRGDGLCVSTPTGSTGFSKSLGGAVIHPRTEAIQLTEMASVNNRIYRTLSSPMIIAKDEWIVIYPHKEDRLILSVDHLTFKKRSIERLVYRIAQERVHFARYRHTHFWDRVEDAFIGVKKNDRNERTKER, encoded by the coding sequence ATGAAAATTGCACTGGTCCATAACCAGACGCCAGAGACTTTAGCCGTCGCGGCGAAATTCAAAGAGATGTGCCTCTCTGAAAAGATTGAAATTGTCACGGACTATCCGGATCTTGTCGTATCGATTGGGGGCGACGGGACGTTGCTGTCAGCTTTCCATAAGTACGAAGACCAACTGAGCCAAGTGCGTTTTGTGGGGATCCATACCGGACATCTGGGCTTTTATACAGATTGGCGTACTTACGAACTGCCGGAGCTTGTGGAAAGCCTGAAGCATGACAAAGGGGAGAGTGTAAGCTATCCCTTGCTCGATGTCCGCGTCAAGTATGCGGATGAACAGGAAGAAACCCGCTACATCGCTTTGAATGAAGCGAGTTTGAAAAAAATGGACGGAACGATGGTTTGCGATATCTATGTGAAGGATGAACTGTTCGAGACATTCCGAGGCGATGGCCTTTGCGTTTCCACGCCTACAGGGTCGACCGGGTTCAGCAAATCGCTTGGCGGAGCCGTTATCCATCCCCGGACGGAAGCTATCCAACTGACCGAGATGGCCTCAGTGAATAACCGCATCTATCGGACGCTGAGCTCGCCCATGATCATCGCGAAAGACGAATGGATCGTCATTTATCCGCACAAGGAAGATCGCTTGATTTTGTCCGTAGATCATTTGACATTCAAGAAAAGAAGCATTGAACGACTGGTTTACCGGATTGCCCAGGAGCGCGTGCATTTTGCGCGTTACCGTCACACGCATTTCTGGGATCGGGTCGAAGATGCCTTCATTGGCGTAAAGAAAAACGACAGGAACGAACGGACAAAGGAGCGATGA
- a CDS encoding NAD(P)-dependent oxidoreductase, which yields MSTKKWLLKTRLKEQQIATLKELYPDYEMVTDDAETEAFREVEWTIGWNDRLTSLVEAEQLPSLRWVQAISAGVNSLPLATFERQGIYLTNASGIHSEPIAEYVIGVLLSHMRGLRTAILNQPQRKWEQTTELQELKGKTMMIVGAGHIGNRLGELAKAFGMKVIAVNRSGKELPGLDVTVKMDDIGTVIDFADVVVDILPQTDETYRVFDDALFSRMKKGVLFVNVGRGVTVDTDSLIKALDNGTVAYAALDVFDEEPLPAASPLWSHEKVLITPHFSGVVEHFRDNLFEVVLENAESYKKDGKPSRNLIDFEKKY from the coding sequence ATGTCAACCAAAAAGTGGCTGCTGAAGACACGTTTGAAGGAACAGCAAATCGCAACGTTGAAGGAACTCTATCCAGATTACGAGATGGTTACCGATGACGCGGAAACAGAAGCGTTCAGGGAAGTCGAGTGGACTATCGGCTGGAACGACAGACTGACCAGCCTGGTGGAGGCGGAGCAGCTGCCTTCGCTAAGGTGGGTCCAAGCGATTTCGGCTGGCGTGAACAGCCTGCCGTTGGCAACCTTCGAAAGGCAGGGAATCTATTTGACGAACGCGAGCGGCATCCATAGCGAGCCGATTGCTGAATACGTCATCGGCGTTCTGCTTTCGCATATGCGCGGATTGCGGACTGCGATCCTGAATCAGCCGCAACGGAAGTGGGAGCAGACCACGGAACTCCAGGAACTGAAAGGCAAAACGATGATGATCGTAGGGGCAGGCCATATCGGCAACCGCCTCGGAGAATTGGCTAAAGCGTTCGGCATGAAGGTCATCGCTGTCAATCGCAGCGGCAAGGAGCTGCCTGGCTTGGATGTGACGGTCAAAATGGACGACATCGGCACTGTCATCGACTTTGCGGATGTTGTCGTGGATATTCTCCCTCAAACGGATGAAACCTACCGTGTTTTTGATGATGCCCTTTTCTCGCGCATGAAAAAAGGCGTTCTCTTTGTGAATGTAGGCCGTGGCGTCACGGTGGACACCGATAGCCTCATCAAGGCATTGGACAACGGGACAGTGGCTTATGCGGCTTTGGATGTGTTCGATGAGGAACCGTTGCCTGCCGCCAGTCCTTTATGGAGTCATGAAAAGGTACTGATTACGCCGCATTTTTCCGGTGTGGTTGAGCATTTCCGGGATAATCTGTTTGAAGTTGTCTTGGAAAATGCAGAGAGTTACAAAAAAGACGGCAAACCAAGCCGCAACCTGATCGATTTTGAGAAAAAGTACTAA
- a CDS encoding RluA family pseudouridine synthase encodes MKTFLRSKGISKSLLATIKFDGGSIWLNGKERTVLATLEKGDKVMIRIPDEGEHETTVGVDMPLDILFEDEHFLVVNKPYGAASIPSKVHPRLSMANRVKGYYQRQGYVDQVIHIVTRLDRDTTGVMLFARHGYAHALMDTLLRNKEVDKTYRAILSEPVLTQPHGFIDAPIGRTEDSIMTRMVREDGKQALTEYWLDKSYPDGQTVKVKLHTGRTHQIRVHFTSIGAPLLGDDLYGGKADPDMLRQALHCESLAFVHPISGDFLKIEAPLPDDFIKWENSQMDKEDDIRVGTTI; translated from the coding sequence ATGAAGACTTTTTTACGTTCCAAAGGCATATCAAAAAGTCTGTTGGCCACCATCAAATTCGACGGCGGCAGTATCTGGCTGAACGGCAAAGAAAGAACGGTATTGGCGACCTTGGAAAAAGGCGATAAAGTGATGATCCGCATTCCGGATGAAGGGGAACATGAAACGACCGTCGGGGTGGACATGCCTTTGGACATTTTATTTGAGGACGAACACTTTTTGGTTGTGAACAAACCGTATGGTGCTGCTTCCATCCCATCAAAGGTGCACCCGCGTCTTTCGATGGCGAATCGCGTGAAAGGCTACTATCAGCGTCAAGGCTACGTCGATCAAGTCATCCATATCGTCACACGTTTGGATCGTGATACGACCGGCGTTATGCTTTTTGCGAGGCATGGGTATGCGCATGCTCTGATGGATACGCTGTTGCGCAACAAAGAAGTGGACAAAACGTACCGGGCAATCTTATCCGAACCGGTGCTTACGCAGCCGCACGGATTCATCGATGCCCCCATCGGCAGGACAGAGGATTCGATCATGACGCGGATGGTCCGGGAAGACGGGAAACAAGCGCTGACGGAATATTGGCTGGATAAGTCCTATCCGGATGGGCAGACCGTGAAAGTCAAGTTGCATACGGGAAGGACCCATCAAATCAGGGTGCATTTCACTTCGATCGGTGCGCCTTTGCTTGGGGATGACCTTTATGGAGGCAAAGCTGACCCGGACATGCTGCGTCAAGCCCTGCATTGCGAATCATTGGCATTTGTGCATCCAATCAGTGGGGATTTCTTAAAGATTGAAGCGCCATTGCCGGATGATTTCATCAAATGGGAAAACAGCCAGATGGACAAGGAGGATGATATCCGTGTTGGAACCACAATATGA
- the mgtE gene encoding magnesium transporter, translating to MISVLEPQYEFELDEALAKIRESLQGEDIERFRSEFLDYHLYDQAQIYLALAPEERITMYNYLSANEMADMFEIIEEDVESIEAYLLEMNNQYAADMLANMYADNAVDMLKQLKDERIWLYLRLMPMEAAKEIRALLNYEDETAGAIMTPEFVSIVANQTVRSAMAILKSKAPDAETIYYIYVVNVDNVLVGVISLRDLIVNDEDMMISDIMSERIVSVKVNEGQEDVAHKIRDYDFLAVPVVDENNVLLGIITVDDIIDVIDEEAVSDFSGLAGVDVEEQSENPFVAASKRLPWLITLLFLGMGTSTLISQYEGLIADASILSVFVTLITGTSGNAGTQSLAVAVRKIGMQDDEEKNLFRTILSELATGLISGLVTGITIALVIGFWKQNLILGGIIGISMLVAITVANLAGSLIPVLMDRLGFDPAVASGPFISTFSDLTSVLIYFNIAKHFISTLM from the coding sequence ATGATATCCGTGTTGGAACCACAATATGAATTTGAACTGGACGAAGCGTTGGCCAAAATCCGCGAATCACTCCAGGGCGAGGATATAGAAAGATTCCGTTCCGAATTTTTGGACTATCACCTCTATGATCAGGCCCAGATCTACCTGGCTTTGGCGCCTGAAGAACGCATAACGATGTACAATTATCTCTCCGCGAATGAAATGGCGGACATGTTCGAAATCATCGAAGAAGATGTCGAGTCGATCGAAGCCTATCTTTTGGAAATGAACAATCAATACGCGGCCGATATGTTGGCCAACATGTATGCCGATAATGCCGTGGATATGCTGAAGCAACTGAAGGATGAGCGGATTTGGCTGTATCTGCGCTTGATGCCTATGGAGGCAGCGAAAGAGATCCGGGCCCTGTTGAATTATGAAGATGAGACTGCCGGGGCCATCATGACGCCGGAGTTCGTCTCAATCGTCGCCAACCAGACTGTGCGGTCCGCCATGGCCATCCTTAAGAGTAAGGCGCCTGATGCGGAAACCATCTATTATATCTACGTCGTCAATGTGGATAATGTGCTGGTCGGGGTCATTTCCTTGAGGGACCTGATCGTAAACGATGAAGATATGATGATCAGCGATATCATGAGTGAGCGGATCGTATCCGTGAAAGTCAACGAAGGGCAAGAGGATGTTGCCCATAAAATCAGAGACTATGACTTCTTGGCTGTGCCGGTAGTCGATGAGAATAATGTGTTGCTGGGGATCATCACTGTCGATGACATCATCGACGTCATCGATGAGGAAGCCGTCAGCGACTTCTCCGGTTTGGCCGGGGTCGACGTTGAGGAGCAATCGGAAAACCCGTTTGTGGCAGCATCCAAACGGTTGCCGTGGTTGATTACGCTATTATTCTTGGGTATGGGAACGTCCACCTTGATCAGTCAGTATGAAGGGTTGATTGCGGATGCATCGATCCTCTCTGTATTCGTCACCTTGATAACCGGAACATCCGGTAATGCGGGGACGCAATCACTTGCCGTCGCAGTCCGGAAAATCGGCATGCAGGATGACGAAGAGAAAAATTTGTTCCGTACCATTTTATCCGAGTTGGCGACCGGATTGATCTCCGGTTTGGTGACTGGTATCACGATTGCGCTTGTCATCGGCTTTTGGAAGCAGAACCTCATCTTAGGCGGGATCATCGGCATTTCTATGTTGGTTGCCATCACTGTGGCGAATCTGGCGGGTAGCTTGATTCCGGTCTTGATGGATCGGCTTGGCTTTGATCCTGCCGTCGCAAGCGGGCCGTTCATCTCGACATTCAGCGATTTGACTTCCGTTTTGATCTATTTCAACATCGCAAAACATTTTATCAGCACCCTCATGTAG
- a CDS encoding GNAT family N-acetyltransferase, with amino-acid sequence MLHFEWTQDLKSKTYRDALNIRKEVFVEEQQVPVSIEIDDLEDKTLHLVGYEESTPVATARIYPMENGKYKVQRVAIRKAVREKKYGSILMQEIERHVRELGGKRLFLGAQNHAIGFYEKAGYTICGEEYEEAGILHHDMDKMIERDDSRLGDEH; translated from the coding sequence TTGTTGCATTTTGAATGGACACAAGACTTAAAATCCAAAACCTACAGGGATGCCTTAAACATCCGTAAAGAAGTATTCGTGGAGGAGCAGCAGGTGCCGGTCTCCATAGAAATCGACGATCTGGAAGACAAAACCTTGCATCTCGTCGGTTATGAAGAATCCACTCCTGTTGCCACCGCCCGCATTTACCCGATGGAAAACGGCAAATACAAGGTGCAGCGTGTCGCCATCCGCAAAGCCGTAAGGGAAAAGAAATACGGCAGCATCCTCATGCAGGAAATCGAAAGGCACGTCCGCGAACTCGGCGGCAAGCGCCTGTTCCTCGGAGCCCAAAACCATGCCATCGGTTTTTACGAAAAAGCCGGCTACACCATCTGCGGCGAAGAATACGAAGAAGCCGGCATCCTGCACCACGACATGGACAAAATGATAGAGCGTGATGATTCGCGGTTAGGGGATGAGCACTAA
- a CDS encoding M42 family metallopeptidase: MPDIIETIQQLTNIPSPTGYTAEIIGFLDENLKKKGYQPKRNHKGSLMVTVKGTEDQSRRFVTAHIDTLGAMVRAIKPDGRLKIDLIGGFTYHSIDGEYCTVHSAATGKDWTGTILLHQTSVHVYKDARTAERSQDNMEIRLDAEVHDAKDVSSLGIGVGDFISFAPRTEATQTGYIKSRHLDDKASAAILLQFLHRIADEKLTLPYTTCFFFSNNEEIGYGGNSNMPPHTVEYLAVDMGAMGDDQQTDEYSVSICVKDGSGPYHFGLRQQLVGLCESKEIPYKLDIYPFYGSDASAAMKAGWDVRHALIGPGIDASHAYERTHRKSLDACAKLLEAYLSAPMIAK; encoded by the coding sequence ATGCCGGATATAATTGAAACAATCCAACAATTGACAAACATCCCGTCGCCGACAGGATATACTGCGGAAATCATCGGTTTTTTGGATGAAAACCTGAAAAAGAAGGGGTATCAACCTAAACGGAATCACAAGGGAAGCCTGATGGTGACGGTGAAAGGAACCGAAGACCAAAGCAGGCGTTTTGTGACGGCACATATCGATACGCTAGGAGCAATGGTGCGCGCGATCAAACCGGATGGAAGGTTGAAAATCGACCTGATCGGCGGATTCACTTATCATTCGATCGATGGTGAATACTGCACGGTCCATAGCGCTGCCACCGGAAAAGACTGGACCGGTACGATATTGTTGCACCAAACGAGTGTCCATGTCTACAAAGACGCGCGCACAGCCGAACGCAGCCAGGACAATATGGAGATCCGCCTGGATGCGGAAGTGCATGATGCCAAAGATGTCTCTTCGCTTGGCATCGGCGTAGGGGACTTCATCAGCTTCGCCCCTCGGACGGAGGCGACTCAGACCGGCTACATCAAATCAAGACATCTGGACGATAAAGCCAGCGCGGCTATCCTGCTGCAGTTCCTGCACCGCATCGCGGACGAAAAATTGACTCTGCCTTACACGACTTGTTTCTTCTTTTCGAACAATGAGGAAATCGGCTACGGGGGCAACTCGAATATGCCGCCGCACACGGTGGAATATTTGGCCGTCGATATGGGCGCGATGGGCGACGATCAGCAGACTGACGAGTATAGCGTGTCCATCTGCGTGAAGGACGGATCGGGCCCTTACCACTTCGGTCTTCGGCAACAATTGGTCGGCTTGTGCGAATCGAAGGAGATTCCTTACAAGTTGGATATCTACCCATTTTACGGCAGTGATGCTTCTGCAGCCATGAAAGCGGGTTGGGATGTCCGCCATGCTTTGATCGGACCGGGAATCGACGCAAGCCACGCCTATGAGCGGACCCATCGGAAGTCCCTGGATGCTTGCGCCAAATTGTTGGAAGCGTATCTGTCCGCTCCAATGATCGCCAAATAG
- a CDS encoding AI-2E family transporter: protein MEKLRKTNLLYWSVWLLVMACLIWVSTKIDFIFYPIGTFISTVFTPVLVAGFLYYIFTPFIEMLEHRLNIKRPIGILIVMVLLIGIVIFSFLGLIPKLVNQIGELLTNLPSVIRSLNQIYQQVIEQEWVERLDIPTQLSQLSGNVQSSISAFLNGLTGSIGSVLSAVANVALLVIIIPLIFFYMLKDGYKFPEAVAQLLPHEYSSDVLALLKEINKTIAKYISGQALVCLFVGTFTFIGYLLIGLPYAFLLGVTAAITNIIPYIGPYIGLIPAVIIGLTVSPSKALLVCAVVLVVQQVESNIISPNVLGKTLDMHPLTILFLLLAVGKISGVLGMILAIPTYAVVKTIVQYVHRYVKNRKKKVLYKEQ from the coding sequence ATGGAAAAGTTAAGAAAAACGAATCTGCTCTATTGGAGTGTTTGGCTTTTGGTGATGGCGTGCCTGATTTGGGTGTCCACCAAAATCGATTTTATTTTTTATCCGATCGGCACATTCATCTCGACTGTCTTTACGCCAGTTCTTGTGGCAGGATTTCTGTACTATATTTTCACGCCGTTCATCGAAATGCTCGAGCATCGGCTGAACATCAAACGACCGATAGGCATCCTCATAGTGATGGTACTGCTGATCGGCATCGTCATCTTCTCGTTTCTGGGGCTCATTCCGAAGCTCGTAAACCAAATCGGGGAGCTGTTGACGAATTTGCCTAGCGTCATCCGTTCCTTGAACCAAATCTATCAACAGGTGATTGAACAGGAATGGGTGGAGCGTCTGGATATTCCGACCCAATTGTCTCAGTTGAGCGGAAATGTCCAAAGCAGCATCAGCGCCTTCCTGAATGGTCTGACGGGCAGCATCGGCTCGGTGCTGTCGGCCGTAGCGAACGTAGCCTTGCTTGTCATCATCATTCCGCTGATTTTTTTCTACATGCTGAAGGACGGATACAAGTTTCCTGAAGCGGTAGCCCAATTGTTGCCGCATGAATACTCTTCGGACGTGCTTGCGTTGCTGAAGGAAATCAACAAAACGATCGCCAAGTACATCAGCGGGCAGGCGCTTGTCTGTTTGTTCGTAGGGACATTCACCTTTATTGGGTATCTGCTGATCGGACTGCCGTATGCTTTCCTGCTTGGGGTCACAGCAGCCATAACGAACATCATTCCTTATATTGGACCATACATCGGCTTAATTCCGGCCGTGATAATCGGGTTGACTGTCTCTCCTTCAAAGGCGCTGCTGGTCTGTGCCGTCGTGTTGGTGGTGCAGCAAGTAGAATCGAACATCATTTCACCAAACGTCTTGGGAAAAACGTTGGACATGCATCCGCTGACGATTCTGTTTCTGCTGTTGGCTGTAGGCAAAATATCCGGTGTTCTGGGAATGATACTGGCGATTCCGACGTATGCAGTCGTGAAAACCATCGTTCAATATGTCCACCGTTACGTTAAAAACAGAAAGAAAAAAGTGTTATATAAAGAACAATAA
- a CDS encoding FAD-dependent oxidoreductase: MKVIVVGCTHAGTSAVKTILKENPGTEVTVYERNDNVSFLSCGIALYVGGVVKDPQGLFYSNPEELASLGANINMQHDVTNIDTAAKTVSVKNLVTGEEFQDTYDKLVLTVGSWPIIPPIDGIQSKNVLLCKNYNQAKEIIARKDDKKKIVVVGGGYIGIELVEAFANDGKDVTLVDGLDRILNKYLDSEFTDILEDDLREHGVKVQLNEMVKGFKENEAGDITTVVTTGGEYDAELVILCVGFRPNTDLVKGQVDMMKNGAIIVNDYMQTSLPDVYAAGDSCAVNYNPNGGHAYIPLATNAVRMGMLVGKNINGPKMKYRGTQSTSGLYLNGFNIGSTGVNDASAGVFGLETRSVVLEDFYRPEFMPSNEKLLMKLVYEVGTTRIVGGQLMSKYDITQSANTLSLAIQNKMTIEDLALVDFFFQPHFDRPWNYLNLLAQKALEQEAELAAK; the protein is encoded by the coding sequence ATGAAAGTGATCGTAGTGGGATGTACACATGCCGGAACGTCAGCAGTGAAGACAATTTTGAAGGAGAATCCAGGTACTGAAGTAACGGTATACGAAAGAAACGACAACGTTTCATTCTTGTCATGCGGGATTGCGCTTTACGTCGGCGGTGTCGTGAAAGATCCACAAGGATTATTCTATTCTAACCCTGAGGAACTTGCTTCATTAGGCGCAAACATAAATATGCAACATGATGTAACAAACATTGATACAGCCGCAAAAACTGTTTCTGTGAAAAACTTAGTTACTGGGGAAGAATTCCAAGACACTTATGATAAGTTAGTTTTGACGGTCGGTTCATGGCCAATCATCCCTCCAATCGATGGCATCCAGAGCAAAAATGTTTTGCTTTGCAAAAACTACAACCAAGCAAAAGAAATCATCGCACGTAAAGACGACAAAAAGAAAATCGTCGTTGTCGGTGGCGGCTATATCGGAATCGAGTTGGTTGAAGCATTTGCCAACGACGGAAAAGATGTAACCTTGGTCGATGGCTTGGACCGCATTTTGAACAAATATTTGGATTCTGAATTCACGGACATCCTTGAAGATGACTTGCGCGAACATGGCGTCAAAGTACAATTGAACGAAATGGTCAAAGGCTTCAAAGAAAACGAAGCTGGCGACATCACGACCGTGGTTACGACCGGTGGAGAATATGACGCTGAATTGGTCATCTTATGCGTCGGTTTCAGACCGAACACGGACCTTGTAAAAGGGCAAGTGGACATGATGAAAAATGGTGCGATCATCGTGAATGATTACATGCAAACAAGCTTGCCTGACGTTTATGCAGCAGGAGACAGCTGTGCTGTAAACTATAATCCGAACGGCGGACACGCTTATATCCCATTGGCAACAAACGCTGTACGTATGGGAATGTTGGTCGGAAAAAACATCAACGGCCCTAAAATGAAATACCGTGGAACCCAATCCACTTCAGGCCTGTACCTGAACGGATTCAATATCGGTTCTACAGGTGTGAACGATGCAAGTGCTGGGGTGTTCGGACTTGAAACGCGTTCCGTTGTTCTGGAAGACTTCTACCGCCCGGAATTCATGCCATCAAATGAAAAATTGTTGATGAAACTTGTCTACGAAGTAGGTACAACCCGCATTGTCGGCGGACAGCTGATGTCCAAATATGACATCACACAATCAGCCAACACCTTATCATTGGCTATCCAAAACAAAATGACGATCGAAGATTTGGCGCTTGTCGACTTCTTCTTCCAACCTCATTTTGACCGTCCTTGGAACTACTTGAACTTGTTGGCTCAAAAGGCTCTGGAACAAGAAGCGGAATTAGCTGCTAAATAA